The Balaenoptera acutorostrata chromosome 2, mBalAcu1.1, whole genome shotgun sequence genomic sequence gcctgtgcacagcaacaaagacccaacgcagccaaaaataaaaaataaataaatttattaaaaaaaaaaaaaaaaaaaaggaaaccattcaGACAGCGGCTTCTCTGTTGGCCTCTCAGAAAACATCCAGTACAGACCTTTCTGATATCCCTGCTCTCCCTGCAAATCCTATTCCTGTTATCAGGAATTCAGTAAAACTGAGATTGAATTGGTAAAAACAACCTCAGGGGTCCATAAACAATATCTGCCAACTCAACCTGTTGTCTTCAAATGCTAAAAAAGGAGAATGGAGGGTACAAGACCAGACATGACTGAAAATGGATTTAGGTTTTTTTTGTGACCTCCCTTACTGGGCTAATCAGCACTTGATCAGAAGTCCAGTTTAGTATGTGAAGCCAGGAGTACTGTGATTATTGTGTTAGCAACAGTTGCattaactatttcaaaaaaattactgcctttaaaaaaaaaaagcaaaaaaactcaAGCTGTATTTGTATTCATAATTGACATCTGGACTGGGTTTATGTTTGCTGCATTGTTTGGAAAATTTGCAGTACAAGCTGGCATAAGAATTCCTTATTCTGATTATGcacttttatgtattttctttttattagaaagtagaactaattttagattttcagcttgatagattttcattttttcctgaagaatttcctttaccATTAGTTTTCAAATTGGATGCCATTGTGCAGTGGTGTACTGTTGTACTTCAGAGGAAGGATAAGAATACATTTAGTTCAGTCCCTATGAGGTAgctgtaacctttaaaaatgaaatgtcaaCTCTAGGGTATATATTTGACATTGAAAGAATAATTAGGAGATACTTCATTTTGATGGGGTCATGATTAAGAAATGCTATATTGGTTTTATTTATAGAATTGTTTAGAGTGCATACAAATCAGTGATCAGCCAgcgaatatttttctttgaacttgTTAAAGCTCCACATTCTTTTGCCTTCAGTATCTTGTCTTTGAAACAAAGGTTTTGCTCCCTCcccgttctttttcttttcccctttttgcTTGTATGCATAAGGTAGGacttctttcttaaaaaacaaaatgccagTATTTTCTTAAGCCATGATGTGAAACCAGTGACCACATGGCACAGAACACTAAATTTTGGTCCCATGGCTGAAATTTTAGGGTGACTAAAAATAATGCCTGTGAAACATGATATCTATCTTGGATGGCCATTTGATCTCTAAATATGAGGAATTTTGTACACTCCACAGAACTCCTGTCTATAGTAAAGTTGATTTTCAATTTGAAACATGTGGGCAAAAAGGCATTTTCTCCaagaattttaaacaaatttttatttttaaatggttgactAAAATTTGTTAGTAAATTTTACAtgtagaaacatttaaaaatcatttctagcAAGCACTTGACATCTAGTCAGCTCGCTACtccttgtttcattttgttttatcctATCAATAAATAATTCCACATAAGTAAGCAGCAGAGCATTCATCTTTACAGAATATGAGGGATGCCAGATGTTAAGCTTAGTTATTCTTTCTTAATCTGGACAAAGCAAACCTAACAGATTTTTCTGGTGAGCATGTTTATGAATCCTCCATTGTGCTCCGTTCTATCACACGTGCATTTTTCATGTTAAACTGCAATTACTTAAACTCTTCCCCATCCTTCTAAATTAATTTTCCAAAGTTGGAGTGTAGTCTTTTCCCCCTTAGACTATGCATTAATTGCGGCTTTCTTTTCACCATACTTTGTAATGTCTAGTATACAGTACTTCTACGTCCCACATCTTTGCTCTGCACAGTCACCTTGCCCTTCCTCCTACCACCTAGGAAGAAAAGATGGTCAGACTAACAGGTGAAGTCTACAAGGTGTCTGTGTGTTCTGTGTAGCTTCAGAGTTAGATTGAAATTGCCAGGTACAGATTTAGTCTTGTCATTTTGTTTACACATTggggaaaaagaattcagtttaTTAAACATTTCATGTAACTGCACCCAAGTTTTGCCAAGCTGGGAACTTGGACCTTTTCTGTGTAGTGACTTTTTAATTCTAGTTTTCATAACTTGGAGATCAGACTGTTGCTTTCACATAATGTACGTAGTGTCTCGTGACTGgagtttgctttgttttatagTATCTGTACTCCTTGTATTTTTCAAGAGCTATTTTGTGAGCAGATGATGTATTTCTCCATtgaaaccacaataaaaaaaaaagcaaaaaaatagataaataaaaataaaggaagctgATTATGATAGACATATATATGAGGAgtaaagagagaaagtaaaatgaacattttctcttttatagaatCGACGGACTGTGGCTTCTATTAAGAATGATCCTCCTCCAAGAGATAATAGAGGTAAAAATTTACCTATTAATTTTGCCTATTGCCCTGACAAGGTAAATCAAAAGTAAATATTACCCTTGacattattattcatttaaactTTACATGGCTAATTTTAAGATTGATATCATCTTGATTTCCCAACACAATAATGTCGgtggaataaagaaaatgatttataaaGGTATGTGATGAATGTGAAACTCCATGATATATGCCATTTTGAGGTGTCTTATTTACCcaataatttttcagatttgaGGAGAGTATTATGAGAAAGAAACGAATGGGGAAGTAGTCGGTTAATTGATTTCACAAGGGTAAATTTAATCATTGTgacatttttacattattttctggCTTACAGActttcaaaaagtgtcatgggtaACTTTGAAGACAAGTCGAACAGGTATCAATTGCAGTTAATTTCAGGTCTCTCATATGTTTTCAGCTAGGTGATATAAAGCACAGTTAATTTCTTTTCTACTGTTCAGAATGGTGAGCAGTTCAGAATGGTCCTTTCTCATAGGGATGTTTCGTCTGTATGTATGGATGGTGAGGCAGGACAGGTGTAGGTATTAGAGGAAAGATTGGAGGTAGAGGGAAAGCCCTGCACTTTCAGCACTATTCTTTGAGTCTTgtgaaaatttatatttctttgtaaaatgtgatatttatatttaacttaatatTGCTTTTTCCACTTTTGTAACATCCACAGTGGGAAATTCTCTGTTGAGGATTTGCATATTTGACAAGCAAAGAGTGGGATTTAGAACAAAAGGAGGGTTGAAGGACTTTTACGTTTTTACTTGCTGTATTTCTGAATTGTGTAAGTTTTTCAAAATGAGAATGTGTATAAAATCTGTATTTTGcacacttactttttaaaaattattatttaaaatcaaGCTTGGCTttggtttttataaattattcagATTGAGTTTTGTTTATTGAACAGAATTGATTATtacgtatattttaaaattttgtttcacttTCAGTGGTTGGTTCTGCACGTGCGCGGCCTAGTCAACTTCCTGAACAGTCTTCCTCTGCACAACAGAATGGTAGTGTTTCAGATATATCTCCAGTTCAAGCTGCAAAAAAGGAATTTGGACCCCCTTGTATGTAAATCATGTATCAAGGATTCAGTCATTTTAGGCATACATGTATTTTCTCTTGGTCAACTTTATAAGTCCCCAAATTACAAACTTAATTGCAGATTTTATTTTACCATTgtggaaaattttttttgttgttagtttaGTCTGTTAATTGggtttttaaatgtatgttttggaggaaacaatttataaatataaaactataacaaTGTTTCAGTTGctttgaatttaaaattatgGCCAGATAATTTTGACAGATGTTATAAAAGAAATTCTTATGCTTCTTGATCCTTTCCAATTCAAAGATCTTTGATTCTAAACCAAGAGATGACATGTATCAATATGTCAGAGTCATTTTTCATGACTCTTATTTGTATATTGTCCTGTTCCTAGCTTTGTTAAAGCAGCTCATAAGTAAAGTTCACATATTTGTCATAGGCATGTTTTGTCACTGTGTacctttttttggtgtgtgtggtaAAATTTCATACATAAAATTTTTGTGTATAAGTATGGTACTCTAAAAAGAAAACTAGGCTTCTACAGCTCATCTGTTTCTTCCAGCACGTAGAAAATCTAATTGTGTGAAAGAAGTAGAGAAATTGCAAGAAAAACGGGAAAAAAGGAGACTACAACAGCAAGAACTTAGAGAAAAAAGAGCCCAGGTTTGTAACAGAAACATATTTTGTTTATGCACCAACCAAAGATTAGACTGTGTCAGTGAAAGTGATTGGCTTATCAAAAAATAATTGAGGCATTCATTTAAAGATTTCAATATAGTTCCTTAAATTGATATTGAGGAATAATATAAACTCTTGGGGAAATAAGTTATCATAACAGATTTTTTACTACATAAACCTTTCAAGTTTTAGTGGGTACGTGTTAGTCCTAAAGCTTGTTCCTTTTTGAATAGTAAGCCATTGTGTTACAGAATTCTAATGGATGTATAACATCGAGAATAATAggattttggctttttaaaaaggactAAAAATACATTCAGAAAAACATCAAGTTAAGGTATATGGTTATACTATCCATTTTATCGTTTTTCCATGGTTAATAAGTTCAGCATATCACAATGAAAAGGTGGAAATTCGTTGTGTGTTGATTTATACTAGATGTTGAGAGTATCTCTGATGCGCCCCCCTTCTCACATTTCCTTTAGATAGTAGCAAAACTTTACCAGCAATGGGAAAGTTGCATAGAAGACTGGTCTTTCATCTCTCTACAGGTCTTCACATATTAGAAATTCTGCTATTGTACAAATAATTCCTGCATTGTGCTTGTATTGTATCTATTATATTCTCAGAACTTGTTTCCTGTAATAAAATATcaggattgtttccttatttaggaGTATGTTCAAATGCCCTTAATCATAAAGATGTTGTGTTGTGGAATTGTGGAATCAGTATAATATTCAACCTGAATAAATCAACTTATATCTGAAAGTGACCTGAGAATGACCAGTTGGGTTTTGAAATGAATAATGCTTGTATCTACTGATACTTAGTACAGATGCCACCTGGTGTTTCCTGTGGGTACTTCATAATATTTTTACATCTCTTTGTGACCTCTTCTTTACATTCTGCTTCTCAGTTGACATAGTTGGTGTTATTTCCCAAAAGGTTAATTGAAAGTATGTTACATTAACAGTTTTGAAATTTTGTTGTACTCAAAGCAAGTCTGCATATAGTATATGGGGAAAAGAACCTGacctaaaatgtttaataatttatACTCATAGCTAGGAGAGGCTGTTAACTGTTGCTATTTGTATCTTAATCTGAATTTTCTCAGTTTTGAAGCAAAAAAGTAAATTGTAGTTAGCATGtagtaatttgaattttaaagattttaaaaattatcttggcTTTGGATTCCTTTAAATTCTATGTCCTATTGATTTGGGGCTGTATTATACCATGCCTTAGTTTTTTTTAGAGAGTCAGTAATAATAGGAAGTGAACATAGATGAATCCATAGTTCTACTTTGCTGAAACACTGAATTAGGAATTGGGAAGAAGAATCtgattaaatgcatttttctaagaatttcagcTTTTCTAGAGTTCTTTATTGATGTTTAGGATgaacactgtttttgttttgctcaaTTTTCTAGGATAATTAAGGTATACATATAACATATTTGAAATAGGTCAAAGGTGGTTTTAATAAGGAGTATTTGGTTTGGCGTTAACAGAATGCATGTTGACTAACAGAATTGTGTTTTTAATATGAAAGTGATTCCTAGGCATACTATTAATCTTGAACTCTGAAACTATATCACATCTCAGGTTTGAGTTTGAGCTTGGCTGTTACAAATGACAAAacctatttaattttaattttcaaaccaTATATAACATAAACGCAACAAATACTACAGTATTGTAATTATAATAAATGATGAATTCTCTGTCTTCTTACAGGATGTTGATGCTACAAACCCAAATTATGAAATTATGTGTATGATCAGAGACTTTAGAGGAAGTTTGGATTATAGACCATTAACAACAGCAGATCCTGTAAGATTCTTTGTAAACAGTTGCTCTGGAACTTTTTATGCTGTAAATAAAAAACATGTTTGATACCCCCTAAGTTAATACTGGATTTAGCTCtgtaattttttctctctttatgggTACTCCTTCTCCATATTTTGAGAAGATCAAGAAaccattgggaattccctggcggtccagtggttaggactctgagctcttACTGCCAAAGGCTCGGGTTCAGTcgctggtctgggaactaagatcccacaagccacatgatGCATccgaagaaagaaagaaagaaagaaagaaaccacccACACTTACccttattttctcattatttcccATAATTTGATATGTTAGACATGCTTCTCACAAAGATAATCCACTTCAAAGCAAAGCCTCTGTGTCCTTGGTAGGACAGAGCAACAGTCAAGGATGATGTCAGAAGACCCAGTTTCCTTTCTGACCGTCACTTATACTTTTATCTCAATTCCAAGTTTGTTTCCTCTTGGCTTGGGCTGTAGATCCCACCATCATTCCAACTTACTACtaattaatttgttatttttaaataattgttacTCTGGCTTTTAACAATAAGTGATGGTTGTTGAGGACTGCTGTAAACCAGAAATCTAGTGCTTGAAGAATGTTCTCCTGTCTTATGCAACTCCTTTCCTATTGAAGAATGGGAATTTGTTGGACAGGGAATACTTTTGTGAGTAATttgtatttatgaaaaataatccatctgattattaataataattaataatccTAGTGTATACAGAATACATTATAGAATGTAATGCCTGTGTTAAGGCAGGTGTACTATATACGATTTAATAGAGTAGTTCATAACATTTGCATCTCATATATTTTACTCCTTGCTACCCTTTCATTTGTTTAACCTACATCTGAGCTCATACTTTATGACAGTGACTggaaaactttttctgaaaagggccTGATATTTTTGGCTTTGAACCATATGGTCTTTGTtacaactactcaattctgccttTGTAGTAtgaaaagcagccatagacaatacataaatgaataggtATGGCtgtttcagtaaaactttacAAAAGTGGGTAATGGCTTGGATTAGGCTTTCAGGCTGTACTTTGCCAATTCCtgctttatattaaatatcataaGAAGGCAAGTATTGGGAAcattaattttatgaaaaaatattaatgtctAAGAATTggcatattataaaattattcaaattattttggcCAGTAATCTTCTGAGAACTGTGTTTCTTGTCTACAGCTAGTTATCTTTGCCAACAATTTTCCCTATAATCTATCTGAAAATATGCCACTTGGTAGGAAATTTTACTTTTGTTGTATACAGCACATCTTGAAGTGAATAAGGTAGCTTATTAACGTGAACCTATTGCTACTAAGAGTGGTAGTGTCCTCTACAAAGTTATTTCCTAGTGGTTTACCAAATGACAAAATAAGCGAGTTTCCATTATACTtagaatttttgaaataattgtgtCTGATGACTATTAAAATTTCTGCAAGctaatttgttttttaagcttACTTATCCTATTTATGCTATGCATAAATTTCTAAAACCTCGGGAGGAAATATTGCATAATTAACTTTGCAGTGTTTTATATACCACTGATAatcactggaaaaaaatattttatttctagattGATGAACATAGGATATGTGTTTGTGTAAGAAAACGACCACTCAATAAAAAAGGTATGCTTATTGAGCTCTAATCAAGGGTTGATTTTTGACCTGTTTgcaatttattttgttaatagcAGAATTAAATTGGTTTGGAAGAGTTAAACGTAAATCATTTCATTTGTACATAACCATTATGCAGATTTCTATGGTTAGGTCTGTTGCTGTGTTACTGCTCTAAGAATCTTTGCCATTCCTGGCTTTACAGAAatcttgattcttctttttttttttactttgttgttgAAATATTCTGTTTACTTGAATGGCGTATTTATGGGATATTTATATTTACAGGACTTACTGCTTTTATCGAAATTCTtactacttaaaataatttttgtgcattaattcaAATGCTGTGAAAATTACTGGGCActgattttcatttattcttttagaaACTCAAATGAAAGATCTTGATGTAATCACAATCCCTAGTAAAGATGTTGTGATGGTACATGAACCAAAACAAAAAGTAGATTTAACAAGGTACCTAGAAAACCAAACATTTCGTTTTGATTATGCCTTTGATGACTCTGCTCCTAATGAAATGGTTTACAGGTaggtaaatttgttttaaatcagaATTTTGTTCTTATACTGTGTGTTCACCACCACCACTGAAACTTACGTTGATCTTGGCCTATCTCTCCAGAGGTGTAAtatccttttctttccccctgagtttaaacaaataagaatatttaataaacacGATAATGAATTTTAACACTTGTTTTCTTTAATGCTCCCCAAATCAGTTTTCATTAATGATTAACTTATACACTATATAACACACCATATGTATGGataagaaatttctagaaaacattttctgtaCCTCTAGAGATGGGATGTgggtattttttgctttttgatcTCTGCAGTAGTGAAGAAATTTGAAATAACTGTTACACATCAGTCACTTATTTGTCTAAATCTTTATTTAGCACGTATGGccacttaaggaaaaaaaagttctgtaaaTCTACTTGCATTTCCCTAGTTTTATCATCTCTAAGCTTTGGAATAGTTTTAGTACATGAAATTCTTGTATGTTCACATGTTCAACTTACAAACAACTCAAACTTACATGTATTGTGCATTGATATCCCACATTTTTATccaaatttagattttttttttttttttttttttatagctgtggagtttttaagatttatttattttattgattgaatgattgattgttgtgttggatctttgtttctgtgctagggctttctctagttgtggcaagcgggggccactcttcatcgcggtgcgcgggcctctcactatcgtggcctctcttgttgtggagcacaggctccagacgcgcaggctcagtagttgtggctcacgggcctagttgctccacggcatgtgggatcctcccagaccagggctcgaacccgtgcccactgcattagcaggcagactctcaaccactgcgccaccagggaagccccaaatttagATTTTTATACATAGTTTGTAAACATTTACTTCTCATTATTTAACAGGTCAGTTTTAGCAGCATTGTTGTTTCAGTCTATATTAAATTGTCTCGGCAGTTACTTGAATGCTATGTTTCATTgcccttttattttataaatttgactGGAAAACAGAAAGTTAAAGGGTTAATAAGAATCCTAAGAATTGAAGATGTTATAAATGAGATAAGACCAACTCCACTGGTCTTAAGCCAGTAAACTGGGAGTTCAGCTGTAAAGAAAGAGGACAAAACTAAAGAACATGTGAATGCTAGATAGAGGTATTgtgaaaaatttgttttaaaagggaattataattataaattgtgtattttttacctttttgagaACTGAGTCCtgtcctcccccctcactcccttcTCTGCTTCTACTCCTGACTCATAAAATATGTCTGTCTGACTTTTATaatcattttcaagaaatcactaTAAATAAAAGTATGTTTCTGTGTATGTGCTAGATTTAGTAAACATTTTGTGTTTCACCCTGTATTTATGCTTCTTAATTTTACCAATATTGATTCTCTCCCCTTTCTCTTATCCTTAACTTTTATGGATTGAGaagttaggcttttttttttgtctgatcaCTCTTCAGACTCATTTCCAGTTCTTTCTGATTAGAACTTTTTTCTGCTCCTTTTGTTCTGTACTTTCTACAgttgtgcctttaaaaaaaaaatcaatagagctGTATAAAGTGTTCTACATACATTCTTTTGAAGCCTGTGCAAAAAGTAGATTTGTTTTCTATCATGCTTTTAGGGCTCTGctcaatgaagtatttttttgtCCCTCCCTACCTTTTTATTTTAACTCCAGCAATGATTATACCAATACATAATATTTGGGCATCCTTTTCCTGAATCAAGACTATCAACTCAGAATTCATTGTCTTATAAGCATAATTTATATTTACTTACTCACATTCAAGGAAATTTTACCACTTTTATACTTGTTTAGATCatgtttttgtactttttttccccctctagctTTTCTGTATTGAGATTACCActcttgattctgtttctcttgaAACCTTTGATACTttttttgggttgggttggggtttgtttttttatttatttatttatttatttatttatttatttatttatggctgtgttgggtcttcgtttctgtgcgagggctttctccagttgcggcaagcgggggtcactcctcatcgtggtgcgcgggcctctcactatcatggcccctcctgttgcggagcacaggctccagacgcgcagcctcagcagttgtggctcacaggcccagccgctccgcggcatgtgggatcctcccagaccagggctcgaacccgtgtcccctgcattggcaggcagattctcaaccactgcgccaccagggaattcccctgggtTGGggtttttagttttggttttagttttcatATCTGTCCTACTTGTCTGGCTGCTATTAccatattttgttgttattttttaaaactttcctacTGTCTTCTATATATTATGTCTTTAGCTCAGTTACTatcaggtttttttccctgtccATTATTATTGTGGCCATTGTCTATTTCGGAATTATTGCTTGAAAATATGCTTTAAAGAGCTTTAAGCAATTCTAGGACatggatatttaaaattttaactcagTGGGGTCAGTTGTGGCCTCGCAGTTGATCCCACTGATTTGTTAAAAATCTTGTTGTAAGATTTGCTTATAATAACACTTGATATTAGTTTTAttgcttatttgtttaatttaaatattaactgTATGTTCTGACtggtgcattttatttttaaggtttacAGCTAGACCACTAGTGGAAACTATATTTGAAAGGGGAATGGCTACATGCTTTGCTTATGGGCAGACTGGAAGTGGAAAGACTCATGTAAGTAATTCATTACAGTTACATCCTGGTATGAAGCCAGTTTATTTTCCTTATATCTTAATTCTAAGAcctaaattctattttctttttaacatataGACAATGGGAGGTGACTTTTCAGGAAAGAACCAAGACTGTTCTAAAGGAATTTATGCATTAGCAGGTAACTCCCCTTTTTGCATATCATGTATAATATTCTTCTTGAATATTATTCAGGTGGCTTGGAAATAAGATTTGGGAGTATTGTCCAGAATTTTAAGGGTAACTAATGCTATACTTACTATATATTGTGTCAGTTTTAGATTAGTGGactgttttgaaaagaaatgtgcTTTGGGGGCAAAAATCTTGATTATGTTTGTGTTGTAATCTGGCACATTGTTGGAGCTTAGTGTTTGTTGTTGAGTAACTGCTTTGTGAAAAGTTTCCATTTGGTATGATTATGAAAGTAACCTTATTATGACCGCCTATAATTTTATGCTATTTATAAAGATAAGTAGTAGCATTCTCTTCTTGGATATGAAGGAGAGTGGCCTCTAAACTTTAAATGTAGAAAAActattactacttttttttttggaaaattaatatccactttaatcttcatttttattattgatactATCATTCTAGGTAAACATTAGTTGAtttgaattgctttttaaaaacagaaaatttgaattgctttttaaaaacaatatttgttgCATCTTAATAAATTTTCTCCATATGAAATTATTGACAGCTCGAGatgtttttttaatgctaaagAAGCCAAACTATAAGAAGTTAGAACTTCAAGTGTATGCAaccttttttgaaatttatagtGGTAAGGTAagtggaaacttaaaaaaaaattttgttttttagttctttaaattatggttaaaaaatgcataacataaaatttaccattctaACCATTCTTAAGTGTAGAAGTTCAGCAACATTCACACTGTTGGGCAGTCATTGCCACCACATAATTGTTATATGTATTTGGAATATTTTGTTAAAGTTCTGtgtatgagattttaaaaattccctttgaAACTCTTTAACTTCAGTATCGATCATTATTATTCTAATAACATTATTACTAGAATTCTCTGAAATAATTTTCAGACTCTGAATGACTCATTTTTATAgaactattctttttttatttttaaagctagctttctttttttttttaggtttttgacttgctaaacaggaaaacaaaattaagagtGCTCGAAGATGGAAAACAGCAGGTTCAAGTGGTGGGATTACAGGAACGGGAGGTCAAATGTGTTGAAGATGTACTGAAACTCATTGACATAGGCAACAGTTGCAGGTAGCTCTCATTTTAATTAAGAAAGCGAAACAGTTTCATGATCAGTTTTATATACTTTGCATATAACAAAAGCAAAGCAAGGATGTTATTCAACGCATTTTGGACATAAAAATCATTATTCACAAAAACTTTTGAAGTATGCCAGATTAAATTGTAGTAATCTGGTTATGTTTGTGTTGTTAATTCAGAATGTCTCTtttgtatttaaataataaaaactgaatagttttttctttctttttttaatgaaaatattgtgGTTTGCACATATAAATTGAACTTTTTACATATCAGAATGTTCTTAATTACATTGTAGAACATCCGGTCAAACATCTGCAAATGCACATTCATCTCGGAGCCATGCAGTGTTTCAGATTATTcttagaaggaaaggaaaactacatGGCAAATTTTCTCTCATCGATTTGGCTGGAAATGAAAGAGGAGCTGATACTTCCAGTGCAGACAGGCAAACTAGGCTTGAAGGTGCTGAAATTAATAAAAGCCTTTTAGCACTCAAGGTAAATAAAGTGCATTTAATTGTGAAAAGTCTTTTACTTTTGACTTCATTTTTGTTTACTCAGTTACAAaattatagtatttgttttttctaataAGTAAGAGAGGTTATCAAAATTTAGTTGCTTATGTTTGCAGTTATAGATTTATATTGTACCCAGAAATTTTCTTTGCacacattatttattctttttaaggtAGATAAAGATCTGTTAGTTAGCAGGCCAATTCCTACGCTGCTTAGGGAGATTCCAGAGGGCCTTAATCATTAATCAGTCTTTTTTCTTGAAGGAGGGCAAGAAACCACAAAACTGAGCTAAGAAAGTTTCTCAGAAAAATGTGGAATGGCTTTCAAAAAGGCCACTATTATATATCTTCCTTGACTAGCAAAGCAAAGACagcattctatttttttcttttgtagtaccACTTTAAAAGTTTAACTTTTTACAGTTATCCTACTGCCTGTTACTTCTAAACACTAATCATAGTCTCCAGAAGAATCTTTTGGAATTAATAAAGTAgtcttttggattgggttttttttgttttccaaatttcattttcttgaattaGGATTTATGGGAACATTTCTACTATGCTGTAAACCTCTTAATAGAATTTTCAGAGCTGATTAGATCTTAAatgttagggttatggtaagagatgttttaaatatgttcattAAGATTACTCTTTATAAGAAGTAAAATCTGTGAaatttgctttcttaattttcagGAGTGCATCAGAGCCTTAGGTAGAAATAAACCTCATACTCCTT encodes the following:
- the KIF2A gene encoding kinesin-like protein KIF2A isoform X8; this translates as MATANFGKIQIGIYVEIKRSDGRIHQAMVTSLNEDNESVTVEWIENGDTKGKEIDLESIFSLNPDLVPDEEIEPSPETPPPPASSAKVNKIVKNRRTVASIKNDPPPRDNRVVGSARARPSQLPEQSSSAQQNGSVSDISPVQAAKKEFGPPSRRKSNCVKEVEKLQEKREKRRLQQQELREKRAQDVDATNPNYEIMCMIRDFRGSLDYRPLTTADPIDEHRICVCVRKRPLNKKETQMKDLDVITIPSKDVVMVHEPKQKVDLTRYLENQTFRFDYAFDDSAPNEMVYRFTARPLVETIFERGMATCFAYGQTGSGKTHTMGGDFSGKNQDCSKGIYALAARDVFLMLKKPNYKKLELQVYATFFEIYSGKVFDLLNRKTKLRVLEDGKQQVQVVGLQEREVKCVEDVLKLIDIGNSCRTSGQTSANAHSSRSHAVFQIILRRKGKLHGKFSLIDLAGNERGADTSSADRQTRLEGAEINKSLLALKECIRALGRNKPHTPFRASKLTQVLRDSFIGENSRTCMIATISPGMASCENTLNTLRYANRVKEFGISPSDIPFSQGSGSRPDLSPSYEYDDFSPSITRVKELTVDPTAAGDVRPIMHHPPNQIDDLEAQWGVGSSPQRDDLKLLCEQNEEEVSPQLFTFHEAVSQMVEMEEQVVEDHRAVFQESIRWLEDEKALLEMTEEVDYDVDSYATQLEAILEQKIDILTELRDKVKSFRAALQEEEQASKQINPKRPRAL
- the KIF2A gene encoding kinesin-like protein KIF2A isoform X7 is translated as MATANFGKIQIGIYVEIKRSDGRIHQAMVTSLNEDNESVTVEWIENGDTKGKEIDLESIFSLNPDLVPDEEIEPSPETPPPPASSAKVNKIVKNRRTVASIKNDPPPRDNRVVGSARARPSQLPEQSSSAQQNARRKSNCVKEVEKLQEKREKRRLQQQELREKRAQDVDATNPNYEIMCMIRDFRGSLDYRPLTTADPIDEHRICVCVRKRPLNKKETQMKDLDVITIPSKDVVMVHEPKQKVDLTRYLENQTFRFDYAFDDSAPNEMVYRFTARPLVETIFERGMATCFAYGQTGSGKTHTMGGDFSGKNQDCSKGIYALAARDVFLMLKKPNYKKLELQVYATFFEIYSGKVFDLLNRKTKLRVLEDGKQQVQVVGLQEREVKCVEDVLKLIDIGNSCRTSGQTSANAHSSRSHAVFQIILRRKGKLHGKFSLIDLAGNERGADTSSADRQTRLEGAEINKSLLALKECIRALGRNKPHTPFRASKLTQVLRDSFIGENSRTCMIATISPGMASCENTLNTLRYANRVKELTVDPTAAGDVRPIMHHPPNQIDDLEAQWGVGSSPQRDDLKLLCEQNEEEVSPQLFTFHEAVSQMVEMEEQVVEDHRAVFQESIRWLEDEKALLEMTEEVDYDVDSYATQLEAILEQKIDILTELRDKVKSFRAALQEEEQASKQINPKRPRAL